The Fusarium graminearum PH-1 chromosome 2, whole genome shotgun sequence genome includes a region encoding these proteins:
- a CDS encoding import receptor subunit tom-22 — translation MVTLTEVEDEHFQHGQAGPDVEEDDEDYSDTDSEISNESDYDPSDETLAERLYALRDIVPPTTRSWISGKASTVSNAAWSVLSFSGKGAWVITTSALFFGVPFALSFAEDQQLTAMEQEYNMRQSGSDLLTAGSEQSTADQVGAALEGKPAQPSL, via the exons ATGGTTACCCTTACCGAGGTCGAGGACGAGCACTTCCAGCACGGCCAGGCTGGTCCcgatgtcgaggaggacgacgaggattACTCGGACACTG ATTCCGAGATTTCCAACGAATCCGACTACGACCCTTCAGATGAGACTCTCGCTGAGCGATTATATGCGCTGCGCGATATCGTACCTCCCACTACTCGCTCTTGGATCTCCGGCAAAGCCAGCACCGTCAGCAATGCCGCCTGGAGCGTTCTTTCTTTCAGCGGCAAGGGTGCTTGGGTGATCACTACCTCggccctcttcttcggtgTTCCTTTCGCCCTGTCCTTCGCCGAGGACCAGCAACTCACTGCCATGGAGCAAGAGTACAACATGCGACAAAGCGGCAGTGACCTTCTGACCGCTGGCTCCGAGCAGAGCACCGCCGATCAGGTTGGCGCAGCTCTCGAGGGCAAGCCCGCCCAGCCGTCTCTGTAA